In the genome of Phragmites australis chromosome 9, lpPhrAust1.1, whole genome shotgun sequence, the window tatggcgccttggagcTCGCACCAtcccctttctgggcacgctatcgCCCGGTGAGTATTTAAAGCCGGGCGGGCACCTCGGAGAAGGGGGGTTCAGACAACGATTCATTCGATCGAAGGAAGCCGAAGAAGACAGaggtccagtacaagcacagaaggtgagaccaccgaagaacaaggagctcgaagctctaggatagacaaacattcttgtaaccagcaaacatctctgagagacattctcagagcatttataatatacacacagaagtagggtattacgcttagtgcgacctgaacctgtctaaaaatccctccagtgcatttactgcattccgcatccgatccttccattccacctgccatcgtaTTTATgctcatttatttcacccgcaaaatagattcagaatcatccccccggccgaatctcaaagggggtccctccggatccctgctcaaggagttcaccctccgacaggcaCCTCACCACAAACTCTTCCCATTGATCCGCCAAGTACACATAAGCAATAATATTGGGGACGAGATCCTGCTTCACATATATATTATACAGCTCGCTCCTGAAGGTCTTCCATGCCTTGCCCATCTTGGCTATTGCATGTCTTTCCACAtcctccaaggagcatccttcagggaagtcaaattgGGTTTTAATTGTTTCTCACAAGAATCTTTTCTTGCTCAGCGGCACGGTCTTCTAGTTTGGATAGGTTATCCTGACCCTTGTCCATCCAAGTGAGGTGCATGCTCTCCGGAATGCGGCCTGAGCTTGTTGAGGCTGTGTTGGCAAGCCTGCCTCATTTACATGAATTATGTTGTAGTGACCTGTGGTCATTTGGTTTTTGCCTCGGTCACCTCGCTTTCGCTTCTGTGCCTAGGTTTCTTCTGTTTGTTCCTGAGAAGTGGCCTCTCCATCTTGTTGACTAGTGACCCCCTCTTATTGTTGAGGAGAAGAGACTGGAGGTAGTTAAAGTTCATCTAGACACTATCTTCAAAATAGGAGAATTCACATGCTTGGAACTTGTTATAATGGTAGAAGATTATTCACagaaatagaggaaagaaaaggaatcaaggtttgTGTTTTAAAAGTCAGAACACGTAAATGGTAGAAGACTATTCTGTTGAGTTGCTCGTGACAACACTTCTTTTGTGGTGATAAATTGCCTATTTTACTGCCAGCGGTGCATATTATCAAATAGAAAGATACGTCAAAATATGGTCATTTACTAGTAATCAACTTGAAGCTTACTCACAACTGCACTAAAAACAATGGTAAAGGCTAAAATTACCTACTACAATGATATTTGTATATTCTTAATGATTTCCTAATAAGACAGTGATTTTCTTCCCTCAAATAATATTTGGAGATTTAATTGATTCAAATACCATTTGAGCAAAGAATAGGGGTTTGTGTACTTCTCCTACCTTGAGAGAGGACACTATATGATATCTTTCTTGTTTAATATTTAGACATATTTCTAGATACTTGCAAATGTGGAGTTACTCTGATGGACTATGGAATGGATGGGTAAAAGTATAATCATTTAGAAATACAAATAAATGAGTAAGGATAGATACGGTAAATAGAGATTGATTTTATTACAATAAATTGTCTGATTATGCAGTACTACATGGATCTTATTAGTATCTGCACATTCGATACGCTGAATTCAGCAATAGGTTACCATTTATGTGCCAGTAGTTCATATGGAAAAGCATCATCCATTATGTAAAAAATTACGCTGCTCCCTAATTTTCCTAGCGAATTTATCGTCAATTGGGCAATGTTCGTAAGCATCAACTAGTAAAAAGACATGGACTGATATCTCTAGAATCAAAGgttcaaattttgcaattgtATTGAGGTGTTTTTCATGCTGCCATAGCTCTAATAATAAATGTAATTTGCCAGAGACAGGTAGACCACCCTTGCAGCAAAGAAATGCACGAAAGGGGATCTATATTCACGAATAAATACAGTTGACCTTCATACTTTTAATATTATCTAGAAATATGAGAGGCAAACTATGAGCCTAGGTAGAGATATGCCTCACTTCTGGTACTTCAGTTACAGGACTAACCACATCACTGCAAGAAAAGGATTATGTCCGATAATATCTATCTATAATGAAACTAGATCTATGAgcatatataatatatagaaGACAATTTCTCAACACTGTGAAGGACTCAAAATGTACATAAAAAAGTCTACAATAATTTTCAGGATATATAAAAAATGCACCAAGTTTTAAGGCCATAAAATGTATCACACACAAAAACTGCCTTAGCTCATACCACCACAATTGTACTTCAAAGACCTGACAATAAGAACAAAATATGTATAAAATTGCTCTCAGTTTATTTCCAGACAATTTGCCTCAAGAAATTAGATTTTCTGCCCCCTAATTGTCCAGTTGAGCACATCATCAATCGGGCAATTATCTAAGTTCTCAACGTAAGTATAGCCCGGTCACAGTTCAAAAATCTCTCTAGATAACACTGCTGTGACTAACAGATTGCACAAACTAAACGAAAATAGCCAAAGACAGAGACTAGCAAAGCTAAAGGGCTAACTCAATACAAGCATTCAAAAACAACGTAGCAAACTGCTTCTGAATCATAGTAGTAATCAACCAGGAAACAAAACAGACAGCCCTTTGATAGCCAAGTACATATGTTCCTCGGTGCACAAGTAAATATCAGACCATATCACCAACACAAGTATCCAAGGCTACCATACGCTGGGCTATACACTATTGTACTTAGATATTGTTCTCAACCTCAGTACAATCATTTCACAGAGCAATAATCTGCAAGCCACTTACTATccagaggaagggagaggaaaaactcataaCGAAACATTTGAGAGTGcatgaagaagagaggatcAGGGAGGTTGGTTGTCAAGGAGGGGGCCAGCCGGGGAGGAGCTCTAGGATGGAGGAGACGTCGGGGATGGAGAAGTCGTTGGGGAGGAAGGAGGGCCACCAGGGGTTGAGGAGCTACCAGGGAGGGAGGTCACCGGGGATGGAGGAGATGCTAGTGATGGAGGAGCCGTTGGGTAGGGAGTTTGTCGGGAGGGAGTTCACCGGGAGGGCCAtcggggagggaggagggccgTCGGGGAGCGCGGGGGGCCGCCGGGGAGGGAGTTCACCTGGAGGGCCGTCGAGGAGCGCAGAGGACCAACAGGGTGGAGGGCCGTCTGTGGAGGAGTCATCAGGTAGGAGGgccggccggggaggaggagatgaTGCAGCTAGGGTTGTAAGGAAGGAACATGGTGCGGCGCGGGGAGGAGACGAAATGGTATTTATACAGCATTAGTACATGCAGCTTTTTACTCctagccgtctgtactaataatatTAGTAAAGATGGCTTTTAATAAAaaaaccatctgtacaaattgtACAGATGGGTTATAACTCTGAGCTATCTGTATAAATATTACAGATGGCTTTTTACTCCTAGTTGTTTGTATTATTGATTTTCTAGACAAAtcattaaaacttgcaaaattgataaataatccatacaaattccaaatgagaaaaaaattgtgTACTATCACATGGTAAACATTCATCTATACTTctagcttcatatatacctaggacaactaatatattctagatcatcatgaaaaaatttaagtctagatttagatatagttgatctatcaagactaaattagaacacaaatctacatatCATCTAacgaatagaacaaaactatctCATTATCAAAAatatctagatttagatctagctagctctccaaacaaAAATTtagaccatctaaaccaaaATAGAACATAATGCTTACCTTAGATTAACAAATgccaatgaatcttcaagtttgcaACGAATCTAAcaaatttttggtcaaaatcgCCCCCTCTCCCTCCAAAAGTTGTGCACTGTTCTTCACTATTTGGCCACCACTGTTCTGCTTCGATGTGGAGGTAGGGAATGATGTACTATTAATAGTACAGACGACTTAatgtttggagccgtctgtactattgtGTCCCACCTTCCCTGGGTATTTTCTCAGACGGCTCGTGTTTGGAGTCATCTGTATAATTTTTACGGATGGCTCGTGTTgggagccgtctgtgatattcatTTTATTACAGACGACTCCAAATACGAGCCTTCTATATTCATATTAAAGACGGCTCGTATTTAGGGCCGTTTGTAATATTCGTTTTATTATAGACGGCCCTAAATACAAGctgtctgtaatattaatacagaagGTTTCCAATAGGAATCGTCTGTACTAAAAGGTCCCCACCACTTCTAGAAGGGTCTCCTCATTATca includes:
- the LOC133928027 gene encoding glycine-rich RNA-binding protein 10-like, whose product is MEETSGMEKSLGRKEGHQGLRSYQGGRSPGMEEMLVMEEPLGREFVGREFTGRAIGEGGGPSGSAGGRRGGSSPGGPSRSAEDQQGGGPSVEESSGRRAGRGGGDDAARVVRKEHGAARGGDEMMAFYS